The genomic interval CGCGACTTGTTGACGGTCGTGGAGAAGCAACTCCCGGCCATCGCGCAGGCGGCGGACTGGTTTGCGCAGACGATCCTCGCGGGGCGGATGGTCCATCTCTTCGGCTCCGGCCACAGCCGCATCCTCGTGGAGGAGATGTGGCCGCGTTACGGCTCGTTTCCCGGCTTCAACCCCATCGTCGAGCTCTCGCTGAGTTTCCACAACATGGTCGTCGGGCCGAACGGCCAGCGGCAGGCGATGTTCCTCGAAAACGTCCCCGGATTCGCCGCGCGCATCCTGCGCAACTTTGACCTCTCCGCAAGGGACTCCGCGCTCGTGGCGTCCTCGTCCGGTTGCAACGTCGTCCCGGTCGAGATCGCGGAAGAGTTTCACAAGCGCGGCATCAAGGTCGTCGCCATCATCAGCCGTGCCCACTCCGAGGCCAGCGCCAGCCGTCACCCGGCGCGGAAAAAGTTGCAGGACTTCGCGGACGTCGTTCTCGACACCGGCGCGCCCGCCGGCGACGCGATGGTGCAGATCGACGGACTGGAGACGCCCGTCGCCCCCGGCTCCACGCTCGGCGGTTGCGCCATCGTCAATTGCATCAAAGCCGAGGTCGCCGCGCGACTCGTCGCCGCCGGCCAGCCCCCGCTTGTCCTCACCGCGGGCGCGGTCGTCGGCGCCGACCACGCCGCCGCGCTCTTCGAGGCCGCCTACGACGAACACGCGCAGCGACTCGCCGGACTTTACCAGCACCTGGGATCGGGTTGACCTCATGCGCGCGCAGCCGAGTTGTCGGAGAAGGCCCGCTTGGGAGCTGGTTGCCGTGCTCGGTCTGGTCGCGACGTGGACGTGTCACGCTGCCGCCGCCGGCGCGATCAAGCCCCCGCGCGCCGCGCGCTCGGTTCACCTCGGTTATCCCGCGCCGGACGCCGCGCTGTTTTACACCGAGATGGTCGTCGAGGAGTCCGTCAACGGCAGTTACTTCATGGCCGCGGGCTGGAACACGGGCTACCTCGGCGTCCAGCAACTCGGCCCGCCGACGAACAAGGTCGTCATCTTTTCCGTGTGGGACCCGACGAAGGGCGACAACCCCAACGCCGTGAAACCGGAGGACCGCGTCGAGTTGCTGCACGAGGGCGAGGGCGTGCGCATCCGGCGCTTCGGCGGCGAAGGCACCGGCGGCCAATGCATGGCGCCGTTCGCGTGGAAGGTCGGCGAGACGAATCGCTTTCTCATGCGGGGCGAAGTGCAGGGTGACAAGACCGCATACACGGCGTGGATCTGGCGCGCCGACCGCGGCGACTGGTGGAAGCTCGCGACGTTCCGCACACAGTCGAAAGGCTCGCCATTGCGCGGGCTTTACTCGTTCGTCGAGGACTTTCGACGCGACACAAGAAGCGCGACCGAACGCCGCCGCGCGCGCTTCGGCAATGGCTGGGTGCAGACGGTCGCAGGCGCATGGCAGCCGCTGGTGAAGGCGCGTTTCACCGCATCCTCCGCCGAGTGGGAGGCGAAGGACACAATCGACGCCGGCGTCCGAGACGGTTGGTTTCAACTCGCGACCGGCGGGGAGACGAAGACCACCACGCCGCTTCGCTCGGTGATGGAATTGCCGCCGTCCCAGCGCAAAGCGCCGGCGCGGTTGCCCGAACCGGCCGCGCCCGCGAAACCCGCGCCGGGACCCCGTTGAACATGAGCACCACGGCGAAGGACTCGCAGTTGATCGAGTCCGCCATCGCGCTCGCGCGCGCGTTGCAGGCGCGCGCGACGGGGCTTCAGACGCCGCACGAGCGCCGCCAGCAGGCCGAGTTGGACCGCATGCTTCAGACGCCCGCGGACAAGGTCACGCTGGTGCAACTCACCGACCAGGCGTTCCGTTGTCGCGCGGTGTCGCGCACGGCGGACCACCTCACGCACATCCTCGACGCGCAGGGCGTGCCGCGCTTCTTCAGCCCGATGGACCGCGCGCTCTTGCGCGGGTTCCAGACCTTCGGCGGATGGCTGCCGGGCGTGTCCGTCCCGCTCGTGAAGGAGCACATGCAGCACGAGACCGCAAACGTCGTGCTGCCGGCCGAGACCGAGCTGCTCACGCGGCATCTCCGCGCGCGCCAGTCGGAGGGCGTGCGGATGAATCTCAA from Verrucomicrobiota bacterium carries:
- a CDS encoding SIS domain-containing protein, whose translation is MNPSANYLARSRDLLTVVEKQLPAIAQAADWFAQTILAGRMVHLFGSGHSRILVEEMWPRYGSFPGFNPIVELSLSFHNMVVGPNGQRQAMFLENVPGFAARILRNFDLSARDSALVASSSGCNVVPVEIAEEFHKRGIKVVAIISRAHSEASASRHPARKKLQDFADVVLDTGAPAGDAMVQIDGLETPVAPGSTLGGCAIVNCIKAEVAARLVAAGQPPLVLTAGAVVGADHAAALFEAAYDEHAQRLAGLYQHLGSG
- a CDS encoding DUF3472 domain-containing protein; translation: MRAQPSCRRRPAWELVAVLGLVATWTCHAAAAGAIKPPRAARSVHLGYPAPDAALFYTEMVVEESVNGSYFMAAGWNTGYLGVQQLGPPTNKVVIFSVWDPTKGDNPNAVKPEDRVELLHEGEGVRIRRFGGEGTGGQCMAPFAWKVGETNRFLMRGEVQGDKTAYTAWIWRADRGDWWKLATFRTQSKGSPLRGLYSFVEDFRRDTRSATERRRARFGNGWVQTVAGAWQPLVKARFTASSAEWEAKDTIDAGVRDGWFQLATGGETKTTTPLRSVMELPPSQRKAPARLPEPAAPAKPAPGPR